Proteins encoded by one window of Anomalospiza imberbis isolate Cuckoo-Finch-1a 21T00152 chromosome 20, ASM3175350v1, whole genome shotgun sequence:
- the LOC137485533 gene encoding C-C motif chemokine 5-like: MNISTLCLSIILVADLFSQALPAPLGSDMALCCFSYISRKLPQNHVQEYFYTSSKCPQPAVVFVTRKKREVCANPDARWVKEYVNSLELQ, from the exons ATGAACATCTCCACACTCTGCCTCTCCATCATCCTGGTTGCTGACCTCTTTTCTCAGGCCCTTCCTGCTCCAT TGGGGTCTGACATGGCTTTATGCTGCTTCAGCTACATCTCACGAAAGCTGCCTCAGAATCATGTGCAGGAGTATTTCTATACCAGCAGCAAGTGCCCCCAGCCAGCAGTTGT GTTTGTGACCAGGAAGAAGCGGGAGGTCTGTGCTAACCCTGATGCCAGGTGGGTGAAGGAATACGTGaacagcctggagctgcagtga